From Malaya genurostris strain Urasoe2022 chromosome 2, Malgen_1.1, whole genome shotgun sequence:
GTTGCATATCTCGCTGGTTGGAGTACGAACTATTCATTTTGCGTTACGTGCGTAATGAAATTTGACAacgaattgttttgttttgttgattCCGATTCATCATCAGCGGACTCGTCGATAGTTCCGAAAGCCCGTTCTTAGTCCGATTTATTATCTACAGTTTTGTTTTAAAACCTTCTCAACCTCAAGATGGATCTGACGAGAGTTCCAAACGAACGCAAGCTATATCTTTGCAAGTGGTATTTCAAAGGTAAGTAGAATCCAACATAACTAAATTAAATTAGTCACCTCCAACAGATTGCTCATTACTCTAGTCGGATTTGCACTGCTACCATTCGTGTGGGCAATCAATACTTGCTGGTTCTTTAGTGAGGCTTTTCAGAAACCGGCCTATGATGAACAGAAGGAGATTAAAAAATGTAAGTTTCTTTCTCAATTAAAGTATTATAAAACCACTTTCATTACTTTTCCTACTTTGTAGATGTAATCCTGTCCGGAATCGGATCTCTTGTTTGGTTCGTGGTTATTCTGACGTGGGTTACTACTTTCCAACTGAAGCGGACTGATTGGGGTGATTTTGCAGATAGTATAAGCTTCATCATTCCTCTAGGAAAAGCCTAATTTAGTTTAAGCTAGTACTTATGAGTGTGATttataaattcaatttttgtttaagtGCTTTATTTTATAACATTCAATTATATGACCAAAACATAAAACAACAAGCTTGGTTAAGATATTGCCTTTTTCCGATAATTTTCTGATAGTGATAGCAGATACCAAGGCAAAgtattgacaaaaaatattttatcagtttattgaaaatgtttcgATAATAAAGTAACATTTTATGAAATTCATCAACATTGTGAAAAAGTAGGCGTCTGTTGTTCATTTCTTTTCAATGACATCGAAAGATACCTGTTGCATCATACTCCAAGACTCTAGCCTCTGTGTATCGGAACGTAGTTTACGAGTATTGGCATTCGTTACCACGGAGTCTTAAGGTTTGTTTATATCGGTGGCCTGATTTCAGTTTGCAACCCGGTCGCTAATCGATAGAAGGTTTGAAAAGATTGCACTCTGCACAAATTCGTTAGTTCATTTCATATAGCTGAATTTGAACACAGATGGAGAAGGAAGCTCGAACAAAACCGATCTCTATCGTACCTAAAAATGTTTTTGGACTTCGGACCGACATTCTTGGCAATGTGCATTTCACTGTTAAGCAAGAAATCATCTATCCGGTGGCAGGAGTTCTAGCTATTCATGATTATGCGACAAACAAGCAAAAATTTCTAAGGTAGCATTGCTGAGTTTGCGAGCTCCCCAAAATCTAAGTCAAACTATTGCTCAATTGCAGATTTCCCGAGAATTACCATCCAGAACGAATCGTTATTAGCCCTGATCGGAAGTTCGTTGCAGTTTCGGAGAAAAGCGCTGAGAAGTAAGTAATGA
This genomic window contains:
- the LOC131430111 gene encoding gamma-secretase subunit pen-2 is translated as MDLTRVPNERKLYLCKWYFKVGFALLPFVWAINTCWFFSEAFQKPAYDEQKEIKKYVILSGIGSLVWFVVILTWVTTFQLKRTDWGDFADSISFIIPLGKA